One Diospyros lotus cultivar Yz01 chromosome 1, ASM1463336v1, whole genome shotgun sequence genomic window carries:
- the LOC127813443 gene encoding ubiquitin-conjugating enzyme E2 variant 1C-like: MTIGAGGSSVVVPRNFRLLEELECGEKGIGDGSVSYGMDDVDDVYMRSWTGTIIGPHNSVHEGRIYQLKLFCDKDYPDKPPSVRFHSRINMTCVNHETGVIEAKKFGMLSNWQRDYTMEHILTQLRKEMAAPHNRKLVQPPEGTYF, from the exons ATGACGATCGGCGCAGGAGGATCCAGCGTCGTTG TTCCTAGGAACTTCAGATTGCTTGAGGAACTTGAATGTGGGGAGAAAGGTATTGGAGATGGTTCTGTTAGCTATGGAATGGATGATGTTGATGATGTTTATATGCGATCTTGGACTGGCACCATAATTGGCCCCCACAAT AGTGTGCATGAAGGTCGCATTTATCAATTGAAGCTGTTCTGTGACAAAGATTATCCTGACAAGCCTCCTAGCGTTCGTTTCCATTCACGCATCAACATGACTTGTGTGAATCATGAGACTGGAGTG ATTGAGGCTAAGAAATTTGGCATGTTGTCGAATTGGCAACGAGACTACACAATGGAACACATACTGACCCAGCTGCGAAAAGAGATGGCAGCACCCCACAACCGAAAGCTTGTCCAGCCTCCAGAAGGTACCTATTTCTAG